The following proteins are co-located in the Solanum pennellii chromosome 1, SPENNV200 genome:
- the LOC107008414 gene encoding protein MAK16 homolog: protein MQHDEVIWQVIRHKHCSFMAKIETGIFCRNPYNVTGICNRSSCPLANSRYATIRDHDGVFYLYMKTIERAHMPNKLWERVKLPRNYEKALEIIDKHLMYWPKFLVHKAKQRLTKMTQMRIRMRKLALKTREKIMTTPRKETKRESRRQEKAEKAALLDKSIEKELLERLSKGVYGDIYNVPEQKYQEILAREAEQVASEEEDEEEVEVEYVEGYEDLEEEDDIEDFDGFGIRDNGLDADTGTDDDDDDDDDDEEAVTVHRKSGRKDSALARRRAEKDDPSAKAKKKAKVLVEVEHDDTSARQTTLQ, encoded by the exons ATGCAACATGATGAGGTTATATGGCAAGTTATCAGGCATAAGCATTGCAGCTTCATGGCAAA GATTGAAACTGGGATATTTTGTCGAAACCCATATAATGTAACTGGGATTTGCAACCGTAGCTCATGTCCTCTGGCTAATAGCCGGTACGCCACCATTCGGGACCATGATG GAGTATTCTATTTATACATGAAAACAATAGAAAGGGCTCACATGCCAAACAAACTTTGGGAACGAGTTAAATTGCCAAGAAATTACGAAAAGGCTCTTGAAATCATTGATAAACATTTG ATGTATTGGCCTAAGTTCCTTGTGCACAAGGCAAAACAACGTTTAACAAAAATGACTCAGATGCGAATAAGAATGAGGAAACTTGCTTTGAAAACAAG GGAGAAGATAATGACCACACCaaggaaagaaacaaaaagagaatCTCGGCGACAGGAAAAGGCTGAAAAAGCTGCTCTTCTTGATAAA AGTATTGAGAAGGAACTGCTTGAACGCCTTTCAAAAGGAGTTTATGGCGATATATACAATGTTCCTGAGCAGAAGTATCAAGAGATTCTTGCTAGGGAAGCAGAGCAAGTAGctagtgaagaagaagatgaggaG GAAGTTGAAGTAGAATATGTTGAAGGCTATGaagatcttgaagaagaagatgacaTCGAAGATTTTGATGGTTTTGGAATTAGAGACAATGGCTTGGATGCTGATACCG GAAcggatgacgatgacgatgatgatgacgatgacgaagAGGCTGTTACAGTTCATCGGAAGAGTGGTAGAAAAGATTCTGCTTTAGCTAGAAGAAGAGCTGAGAAAGATGATCCAAGTGCCAAAGCAAAGAAAAAGGCGAAAGTACTCGTGGAG GTTGAGCACGACGATACAAGTGCAAGACAGACAACACTACAATGA
- the LOC107006520 gene encoding serine/arginine-rich SC35-like splicing factor SCL33, whose protein sequence is MRRRSYSPSPPRGYGRRGRSPSPRGRYAGHGRDGPTSLLVRNLRHDCRPEDLRRPFGQFGPVKDIYLPKDYYTGEPRGFGFVQFVDPADAADAKYQMDGQGFQGRQLTVVFAEENRKKPTEMRSRERSGSHRSSRSYDRRRTPPSRYARPGSHSRDYSPKRRPYSRSVSPEEKRYSRERSYSRSPPRDLSPPPHNGSRSRSQTPVREHPPYNGSPRSRSRSPVRRERSPVRGHSRSPSRSRSRSPGCAPYSP, encoded by the exons ATGAGGAGGAGAAGTTACAGCCCATCACCACCAAGAGGTTATGGCAGAAGAGGAAGGAGTCCAAGTCCCAGAGGTCGATATGCTGGTCATGGTAGAGATGGTCCGACTAGTCTTTTAGTTCGAAACCTTCGCCATGATTGTCG GCCAGAAGACCTCAGGAGGCCATTCGGGCAATTTGGCCCTGTGAAGGATATTTACTTGCCAAAGGACTACTACACTGG TGAACCACGAGGCTTTGGATTTGTCCAGTTTGTGGATCCTGCTGATGCTGCAGATGCTAAGTATCAGATGGATGGCCAAGGTTTTCAAGGTCGGCAACTGACTGTGGTTTTTGCAGAGGAAAACAGGAAAAAACCTACTGAAATGAGATCTAGGGAACGCAGTGGAAG TCATAGGAGTAGCCGCAGCTATGATAGGAGACGTACTCCACCTTCACGGTATGCAAGACCAGGATCACACAGCCGTGATTACTCTCCCAAGAGAAGGCCGTACTCGAG GTCTGTCTCACCTGAAGAGAAAAGATACAGTCGTGAGAGGTCATATTCACGATCCCCTCCTCGGGACCTTTCTCCTCCACCACATAACGGATCAAGGAGTCGAAGTCAAACTCCAGTCAGAGAGCACCCACCATACAATGGTAGTCCAAGGAGCCGTAGCAGAAGTCCAGTTAGGAGGGAGCGTTCTCCAGTTAGGGGTCACAGCAGGAGCCCTAGTAGGAGCCGTAGCAGGAGCCCTGGTTGTGCTCCCTACTCACCATGA